CGGGTCCGTGCCCCGCGGCGCGCAGGTCGTCGCGTCCGCGCCGGGTCGCGTCGGTCAGGGTCACCGTCCGCTGCGTCGCGCCGTGGCGCACGTGATAGAGATTCCCCGTGCGCTCGACCGAGACCTCGAACGAGCGGCCGTCGGTCAGGATGGAGCAGAAGTCCGCCTCGAGCTTGTGGACGTCCACGAGCCGCGTCACGCCGTCCACCGTGACGCGGAAGAGCGCGTCCCGGCGCTCGACGTCCACGTCGTACTCGTGGTCGCCGGCCTTGACGCGGATCTTCAACGCTTCCACCCCCTCGCTCCCGACCACCGCCACGCCGACGCGCGCCGCCCCTCCCCCGCTCCGTGGCCGCGCGCCGACTCGGCCTCGACCCACCGGAAGTGCTCGACCGCGACGGCCACGACGAAGATCTCGTCGAGCCAGGGGTCGTCGGCGACGCGGAGGAGCTCCGGGTGCTCCTCGAGGAAGCCGGTGTGGAGGTCGCCCGCGCGGAAGGCGGGATGCGCCATGATCTTCCGATGGAGGTTGATCGACGTCTCGAGCCCGTCGATCCGATACTCGTCGAGCGCGCGGGCCATCCGGTCGATCGCCTCGATGCGATCCCTTCCCCAGGCGCAGAGCTTCGAGAGCAGCGGGTCGTAGTAGACCGGGACCGTCCAGCCGGCGAAGGTCCCGCCGTCGTAGCGGATGCCCGGGCCGGACGGGGTCCTGAGGCCGCGGATCGTCCCCGGCGCGGGCATGAAGTTGCGCGCCGGATCCTCCGCGATGATCCGGCACTCGATGGCGTGGCCGCGCGATGCGACCTCCTCCTGTTGGAGGGGTAGGGCGCCGCCGGCGGCGATGTCGATCTGGGCCTTCACGAGGTCCACCCCGTACACCAGCTCCGTGATCGGGTGCTCGACCTGGAGCCGGGCGTTCACCTCCATGAAGTAGAACGAGCCGTCGGCCCCGCGAAGGAACTCCACGGTTCCGGCGTTGACATACCCTGACGCGCGGGCGGCCCTGACCGCGAGGTCGCCGATCCTCCGGCGGGTCGCCTCGTCCACCGCGGGGGACGGGCACTCCTCGATCAGCTTCTGGTGGCGGCGCTGAATCGAGCACTCGCGCTCCCCGAGGTGGATGCACCTCCCGCCGGCGTCCGCGAGGATCTGGACCTCGATGTGCCGGGGCCGCTCCACGTAGCGCTCGAGAAAGACCGTATCGTCCCCGAACGCCGAGCGAGCCTCGCCCCGCGCCTGGGCCAGTAGCGAGCCGAGCTCCGCCTCGCGCCGGACGATCCGCATCCCCTTCCCGCCGCCCCCGGCCGCCGCCTTGAGCAGCACCGGGTACCCGATACCGGACGCCGCGCGCGCCGCTTCCCGAGGATCCGCGGGAAGCGCCGGCGAGCCCGGGACCACGGGGACTCCGGCCGCGGCCATGATGGCGCGGGCGCGGACCTTGTCCCCGAGCGCCTCCATCGCCTCGGGCGGCGGTCCGATGAAGACGATCCCCGCGTCGCGGCACGCGCGGGAGAACGCGGGGTTCTCGGCGAGGAACCCGTAGCCGGGGTGGATCGCCTCCGCGCCGGCTTCCTTCGCGGCATCGAGGATGCGGTCGATGCGCAGGTACGAGTCCGCCGCGGGAGGCGGACCGATCCGCCGGGCCTCGTGGGCGTAGCGAACGTGCAGCGCCTCCCGGTCCGCGTCGGAATAGACGGCGACCGTCCGGATCCCCATCTCGTGACAGGCTCGGATGACCCGGACCGCGATCTCGCCCCGGTTGGCGATCAGCACCTTGCGGAAGGGCGGTTCCCCTTCCCCCTTCCGCGCCGAGGCGGGCGCCGTCCCGGTCCCGCGCGCGGCGCCCCCCTGCTTCCCCGTTCTCGCGTCCGCGCCCTTCCCCGGCGCCCTCGGCGCGGCTCCTCGCGGCGGCTTCCGGCGCCCCTCGACGGTCGGCGCCGCCCTCCTCGGCTGGCGGCCGCGGCCGCTCACAGCGGCAGGTTCCCGTGCTTGCGCGGCGGGTTCTCGTCGCGCTTGCCTTCGAGCAGCCTGAGCGCCGCGATCAGCTTGGAGCGGGTGAGCGCGGGCTCGATCACCTCGTCCACGTAGCCGCGCTCCGCCGCCACGTAAGGGTTCGCGAACTTCGCGCGGTACTCCTCGACCCGGGCCGATCGCACCCTGTCGGCGTCGGCGCCGGCTTCCTGGAGCTCGCGGCGGTAGACGATCCCGACGGCGCCCTCGGATCCCATGACCGCGATCTCGGCGGTCGGCCAGGCGAAGTTGAAGTCGGTCCTGATGTGCTTCGACGCCATGACGCAGTAGGCGCCGCCGTATGCCTTGCGGGTGATGACGGTGAGCTTCGGCACGGTGGCCTCGGCGAACGCGTACAGGAGCTTGGCGCCGTGCAGGATGATCCCGTGGAACTCCTGGTCGGTCCCCGGAAGGAAGCCGGGGACGTCCTCGAACACCACCAGGGGAACGTTGAAGCAGTCGCAGAAGCGGACGAACCGGGCTCCCTTCACCGATGCGTTGATGTCCAGGCAGCCGGCGAGCACGGCGGGCTGGTTCGCCACGATCCCCACGGGGCGACCGGCGAGCCGGGCCAACCCCACCAC
This sequence is a window from Terriglobia bacterium. Protein-coding genes within it:
- a CDS encoding acetyl-CoA carboxylase biotin carboxylase subunit, whose amino-acid sequence is MLIANRGEIAVRVIRACHEMGIRTVAVYSDADREALHVRYAHEARRIGPPPAADSYLRIDRILDAAKEAGAEAIHPGYGFLAENPAFSRACRDAGIVFIGPPPEAMEALGDKVRARAIMAAAGVPVVPGSPALPADPREAARAASGIGYPVLLKAAAGGGGKGMRIVRREAELGSLLAQARGEARSAFGDDTVFLERYVERPRHIEVQILADAGGRCIHLGERECSIQRRHQKLIEECPSPAVDEATRRRIGDLAVRAARASGYVNAGTVEFLRGADGSFYFMEVNARLQVEHPITELVYGVDLVKAQIDIAAGGALPLQQEEVASRGHAIECRIIAEDPARNFMPAPGTIRGLRTPSGPGIRYDGGTFAGWTVPVYYDPLLSKLCAWGRDRIEAIDRMARALDEYRIDGLETSINLHRKIMAHPAFRAGDLHTGFLEEHPELLRVADDPWLDEIFVVAVAVEHFRWVEAESARGHGAGEGRRASAWRWSGARGWKR